Proteins co-encoded in one Carassius carassius chromosome 35, fCarCar2.1, whole genome shotgun sequence genomic window:
- the agtr1b gene encoding type-1 angiotensin II receptor A: MENKTSAMSQGLYLNCSMSGRHSFIFTFIPVVYGCNFVIGIIGNSMVVAVIYRYMKLKTVANVFVLNLAISDLTFLITLPLWATFTATGYHWPFGTFLCKASAGLVIFNLYTSIFFLTALSIDRYLAIVHPVRSRRQRTLFYANLTCVLIWLFALLLSAPTALSRDVYDIGNSTLCAVWHRSEQINLLVTLSVLKSVLGFLVPFLIIITCYCLIGRALLDSRGLLRKSVRSREDETLRMIAATVLAFFVCWAPHQAFHFIELLATLGVVENCQTLDVIDTAMPFTICISYLNSCVNPILYGFVGHNFRKNLLRLLGCGSGQSSNNFSISSKMNVKSHCTSVLLNPTSSKNHSTSTVKTS, from the coding sequence ATGGAGAACAAAACATCAGCAATGAGCCAGGGCCTCTATTTGAACTGTAGTATGTCTGGAAGACACAGCTTCATCTTCACCTTCATCCCCGTCGTCTACGGATGCAATTTTGTAATCGGGATCATTGGCAATAGCATGGTGGTGGCTGTCATCTACCGCTACATGAAGTTGAAGACAGTAGCAAATGTGTTTGTACTCAATCTAGCCATATCAGACCTCACCTTCCTCATTACACTACCTTTGTGGGCCACTTTCACAGCTACGGGTTATCACTGGCCCTTTGGGACCTTCCTGTGCAAGGCAAGTGCCGGATTGGTCATCTTCAACCTCTACACTAGCATATTCTTCCTCACTGCTCTTAGCATTGATCGATATCTTGCTATCGTACATCCAGTGCGCTCCAGACGCCAACGCACGCTTTTCTACGCTAACCTCACGTGTGTACTCATATGGCTGTTTGCCTTGCTCCTCAGTGCTCCTACAGCGCTAAGCCGGGATGTGTATGACATTGGGAACTCTACATTGTGCGCTGTGTGGCACCGCAGTGAGCAAATTAACTTGCTAGTTACCCTTAGTGTGCTAAAAAGCGTGCTGGGTTTCCTTGTGCctttcctcatcatcatcacctgCTATTGCCTGATTGGTCGGGCACTTCTGGACTCCAGGGGTCTGTTGAGGAAAAGCGTTCGCTCTCGGGAAGACGAAACTCTACGTATGATAGCGGCTACTGTGCTAGCTTTCTTTGTTTGCTGGGCTCCTCACCAAGCTTTCCACTTCATAGAGCTGCTGGCCACGCTCGGCGTAGTGGAAAACTGCCAAACACTGGACGTTATTGACACAGCCATGCCGTTTACCATCTGCATCTCCTATTTAAACAGTTGTGTAAACCCCATTCTTTATGGGTTTGTTGGACACAACTTTCGCAAGAACCTACTGAGGTTACTAGGCTGTGGGTCTGGACAATCTAGCAATAACTTTAGCATTAGCTCAAAGATGAATGTCAAATCCCATTGTACCTCTGTTCTGCTCAACCCAACAAGCTCCAAGAACCATTCAACATCCACTGTTAAGACATCTTGA